The Ornithinimicrobium faecis genome includes a window with the following:
- a CDS encoding patatin-like phospholipase family protein → MLPHQPHGPVTPGDPQSAQMAAARATAHHGPQAPGARSGTALCLSGGGFRAALFHLGATRRLNELGILGRLRTISAVSGGAIVANLLADPRLEWPDPLGDPAPVVGFEECVAEPLRRLTGRNVRTPALLSRIRPSGWNRPDASVESLAEQLAVIVPWWSSDLRYNDRRGPVILTSATEIGYGVSWVFADSRSVAPRGRIGDHRLGYAAPPPGLRIADAVAASCAYPPFFPPMELDGRTLALRGGVPDASEDPRVSDGLLERIQLADGGIYDNLGVEPVWSDHAAVLVSDGGAVFRSQPAGSVVGRLLRTLSIAGSGQQTTRLRWLRASFSAGLLQGATWSLESTNTVSRVPGHGPLPGELRGYPAELVDQINQVRTDLDAFRPAEQHILERHGYAVADARVQRHSPELVALAADFTPPHPEVADPVTVRHLLRHSGQLRALGRR, encoded by the coding sequence GTGTTGCCACACCAGCCTCACGGCCCGGTCACCCCGGGGGATCCGCAGTCCGCGCAGATGGCCGCCGCGCGGGCGACCGCGCACCACGGACCGCAGGCACCCGGCGCCCGCAGCGGGACCGCGCTGTGCCTGTCCGGCGGCGGGTTCCGCGCGGCCCTGTTCCACCTGGGGGCCACCCGCAGACTGAACGAGCTCGGCATACTCGGACGGTTGCGCACCATCAGCGCAGTCTCCGGCGGTGCCATCGTGGCCAACCTGCTGGCTGATCCGCGCCTGGAGTGGCCCGACCCCCTGGGGGACCCGGCTCCGGTCGTTGGGTTCGAGGAGTGTGTCGCCGAGCCGCTGCGACGGCTGACCGGACGCAACGTGCGCACGCCCGCGCTGCTGTCCCGGATCCGTCCGAGCGGCTGGAATCGCCCGGACGCCAGCGTCGAGAGCCTGGCCGAGCAGCTGGCGGTCATCGTGCCCTGGTGGTCCTCCGACCTGCGCTACAACGATCGGCGCGGGCCGGTGATCCTCACCTCCGCCACCGAGATCGGCTATGGCGTGAGCTGGGTCTTCGCTGACTCGCGCTCGGTGGCTCCGCGCGGCCGGATCGGGGACCACCGGCTCGGCTATGCCGCGCCGCCACCGGGGCTGCGGATCGCCGACGCGGTCGCGGCCTCCTGCGCCTACCCACCCTTCTTTCCGCCGATGGAGCTCGATGGTCGCACCCTCGCGCTGCGCGGTGGGGTGCCCGACGCCAGCGAGGACCCCCGCGTCAGCGATGGCCTGCTCGAGCGCATCCAGCTGGCCGACGGCGGGATCTACGACAACCTCGGTGTCGAGCCCGTCTGGTCCGATCATGCAGCGGTGCTCGTCAGTGACGGGGGAGCGGTCTTTCGCTCCCAGCCCGCTGGCTCGGTGGTCGGCCGCCTGTTGCGCACCCTGTCCATCGCCGGGTCCGGTCAGCAGACCACCCGGTTGCGCTGGCTGCGGGCGAGCTTCTCGGCCGGACTGCTGCAGGGGGCCACGTGGTCGCTGGAGTCCACCAACACCGTCTCGCGCGTCCCCGGTCACGGCCCCCTGCCCGGCGAGTTGCGCGGCTATCCGGCGGAGCTGGTCGACCAGATCAACCAGGTGCGCACGGACCTGGACGCCTTCCGCCCCGCCGAGCAGCACATCCTGGAACGGCACGGGTATGCCGTGGCGGACGCCAGGGTGCAGCGGCACAGTCCCGAGTTGGTTGCCCTGGCGGCCGACTTCACGCCGCCCCACCCTGAGGTCGCCGACCCGGTCACGGTGCGTCACCTGCTGCGTCACTCTGGTCAACTGCGGGCGCTGGGACGTCGCTGA
- a CDS encoding helix-turn-helix transcriptional regulator has protein sequence MLITRDPLEVVVEMVTAVSLAPERLEDRVNAIVDILSPDLGSHLGLLIRADLTDLDIQVLGRHMSAGARSHLRHQIRHQLKDPLLEPVVRGDLTPTTAARAFGEQAWRESTTRAAVMVSFGIDQIATLPVHGGSNVVVFMLGRVGQDFTEDDLALLRAVQPVVTGLGTLLRLPRHAQQLLVADNTAMEHALTEREVQVLELLAQGYKATVIARKAGCSTRTVHRHLGHIYDKLGVGDRLSAVNRAHVLGVLDLDPVDMS, from the coding sequence GTGCTAATCACCCGAGACCCGTTAGAGGTCGTCGTGGAGATGGTGACAGCGGTCTCTCTGGCGCCAGAGCGCCTTGAGGACCGGGTGAACGCCATCGTTGACATCCTGAGCCCCGACCTTGGTTCACATCTCGGGCTGCTGATCCGTGCCGACCTCACGGACCTGGACATCCAGGTCCTGGGGCGTCACATGTCCGCTGGGGCCCGCAGCCACCTGCGCCATCAGATCCGTCATCAGCTCAAGGACCCGCTCCTTGAGCCGGTCGTGCGCGGCGATCTGACGCCGACCACGGCGGCACGGGCGTTCGGCGAGCAGGCCTGGCGCGAGTCCACCACTCGAGCCGCGGTGATGGTGTCCTTCGGCATCGACCAGATCGCCACGCTGCCGGTGCACGGCGGCTCCAACGTCGTGGTCTTCATGCTGGGTCGTGTGGGGCAGGACTTCACCGAGGACGACCTCGCCCTCCTGCGTGCGGTGCAGCCGGTGGTCACGGGGCTCGGCACGCTCCTGCGGTTGCCTCGGCACGCGCAGCAGCTCCTGGTGGCAGACAACACGGCGATGGAGCACGCGCTGACCGAGCGTGAGGTGCAGGTCCTGGAGCTGCTCGCGCAGGGCTACAAGGCAACGGTGATTGCGCGCAAGGCCGGGTGCTCGACGCGCACCGTCCACCGTCACCTCGGCCACATCTACGACAAGCTCGGGGTGGGTGACCGGCTCAGCGCGGTCAACCGGGCGCACGTGCTGGGCGTGCTCGACCTAGACCCGGTCGACATGTCCTGA
- a CDS encoding PRC-barrel domain-containing protein, with the protein MPINSEHLASLTDADVIDQHGDKVGGVGQIYLDDATGQPAWASVKSGLFGMRESFVPLHTADVVDGKISVPFTKDFIKDAPRVDADNHLDDSQQATLYSYYGLDRPTAAAPGGGADETATFTSEQTAADMTDGRTEGLPAPSADNGQDGAVTTEYTTPGTAQEAVPVAVDDGNDLGSGETPGAEVRGGQQDDATPEKAAAIGAAGAAGAGAAAAGAASHGAPETSDGVAGESREPRPGDPDWDETHHATFQQENPAAQADWAAEQAPEEPISTTWSVPPTEPADEEATKVGRSGYSSDRPAAHSSAYEGHHTPAATPPEGIGSSDAAATDVEGAVDSGQFGSVEPVTAPAAGDPMDDAVTGASGQTGTGYPDEASVAETPETTGVGAGGPILGGAVAGGVAAAGVAATDTETTAYEVPGQEAGSPTTDAQPGAEFAADREEPFDGGTAPEGVGDEGALVAGTDAGDASGEPDVSGEPDVSNEPEVFGATGYRPDRDGSDMTDEERERLNEARGAL; encoded by the coding sequence GTGCCCATCAACAGTGAACACCTTGCCAGCCTGACGGACGCCGATGTGATTGACCAGCACGGGGACAAGGTCGGTGGGGTGGGTCAGATCTATCTGGACGACGCCACCGGCCAGCCTGCCTGGGCCAGCGTCAAGAGCGGCCTGTTCGGGATGCGTGAGTCCTTTGTGCCGCTGCACACAGCAGACGTCGTGGACGGCAAGATCTCCGTGCCGTTCACCAAGGACTTCATCAAGGACGCGCCGCGCGTCGACGCAGACAATCATCTCGACGACAGCCAGCAGGCGACGCTCTACAGCTATTACGGCCTGGACCGCCCCACTGCGGCCGCGCCCGGGGGTGGCGCGGACGAGACCGCGACCTTCACCAGCGAGCAGACGGCCGCTGACATGACCGACGGGCGGACGGAGGGCCTGCCCGCCCCGTCCGCGGACAACGGTCAGGACGGTGCAGTCACCACGGAATACACCACCCCGGGGACGGCCCAGGAGGCGGTGCCCGTTGCTGTCGACGACGGCAACGACCTCGGCAGCGGAGAAACTCCCGGTGCTGAGGTGCGGGGCGGCCAGCAGGATGACGCCACGCCAGAGAAGGCAGCGGCGATCGGTGCGGCCGGTGCTGCAGGTGCAGGTGCTGCAGCGGCAGGCGCCGCGAGTCACGGAGCGCCCGAGACGAGCGATGGGGTGGCAGGCGAGAGCCGCGAGCCACGCCCTGGGGACCCAGACTGGGACGAGACGCATCACGCGACCTTCCAGCAGGAGAACCCGGCGGCCCAGGCCGACTGGGCTGCCGAGCAGGCGCCGGAGGAGCCCATCTCCACGACGTGGTCCGTGCCGCCGACCGAGCCAGCCGACGAGGAGGCCACCAAGGTGGGGCGCTCCGGCTATTCCTCCGACCGGCCGGCCGCCCACTCCTCGGCCTACGAGGGGCACCACACCCCCGCGGCAACTCCACCGGAGGGCATCGGTTCGAGTGATGCTGCCGCCACTGATGTTGAGGGGGCGGTCGATTCAGGACAGTTCGGCTCGGTCGAGCCGGTGACTGCTCCCGCGGCCGGCGACCCGATGGACGATGCCGTGACTGGCGCATCGGGCCAGACCGGCACGGGCTATCCCGACGAGGCGTCCGTGGCGGAGACGCCCGAGACCACTGGCGTGGGTGCCGGTGGGCCCATCCTGGGCGGCGCCGTGGCAGGTGGCGTTGCGGCAGCGGGCGTGGCGGCCACGGACACGGAGACGACGGCCTACGAGGTGCCGGGCCAGGAGGCGGGCTCGCCCACCACCGATGCCCAACCAGGTGCCGAGTTTGCCGCTGATCGCGAGGAGCCCTTCGACGGTGGCACTGCACCGGAGGGGGTCGGCGACGAGGGAGCCCTCGTGGCAGGGACCGATGCCGGGGACGCTAGCGGAGAGCCGGACGTCAGCGGAGAGCCGGACGTCAGCAACGAGCCCGAGGTGTTTGGCGCGACGGGCTATCGGCCCGACCGCGACGGCTCCGACATGACCGACGAGGAGCGCGAGCGGCTCAACGAGGCACGCGGCGCCCTGTGA
- the lexA gene encoding transcriptional repressor LexA: MADVHDLPDRDGRADLTARQAKVLQVIRDSVDQRGYPPSLREIGEAVQLASPSSVAYQLRMLERKGYLRRDPNRPRAIEVVLPGSEGSAPGYRRGAHPDEPVAPQGEDYSDVAYDDTGIGDARPQASYVPVVGRIAAGGPILAEQAVEDVFPLPKQIVGEGELFLLKVVGDSMIDAAICDGDWVVVKRQQDAINGDIVAAMLDNEATVKTFKRTDGKLWLLPHNDAYDPIDGDDAVVLGKVTAVLRRL, from the coding sequence ATGGCAGATGTTCACGATCTACCGGACCGCGACGGACGGGCGGATCTGACGGCACGACAGGCAAAGGTGCTGCAGGTGATCCGCGACTCCGTCGATCAGCGTGGTTATCCGCCGAGCCTGCGCGAGATCGGCGAGGCCGTGCAGCTCGCCTCCCCCTCGTCCGTGGCCTATCAACTGCGGATGCTTGAGCGCAAGGGTTACCTGCGGCGCGACCCCAATCGCCCGCGGGCCATCGAGGTCGTCCTGCCCGGCTCCGAGGGCTCGGCCCCTGGCTATCGCCGCGGCGCTCACCCGGACGAGCCGGTCGCGCCCCAGGGCGAGGACTACTCCGACGTTGCCTACGACGACACCGGCATCGGCGATGCCCGCCCCCAGGCCTCCTATGTCCCCGTCGTGGGCCGCATCGCGGCCGGCGGTCCGATCCTGGCCGAGCAGGCGGTGGAGGATGTCTTCCCGCTGCCCAAGCAGATCGTCGGTGAGGGCGAGCTCTTCCTGCTCAAGGTGGTCGGCGACTCAATGATCGATGCCGCGATCTGCGACGGCGACTGGGTCGTGGTGAAGCGTCAGCAGGATGCCATCAACGGCGACATCGTTGCGGCCATGCTGGACAACGAGGCCACGGTCAAGACCTTCAAGCGCACCGACGGCAAGCTCTGGTTGCTGCCGCACAACGACGCCTACGACCCCATCGATGGCGACGACGCCGTCGTCCTGGGCAAGGTCACGGCGGTCCTGCGCCGCCTCTGA
- a CDS encoding LysM peptidoglycan-binding domain-containing protein, whose translation MSAIALHDILEDFEPAPTGRGPRRRDHLRVVRPGETAPAVQPADEGRLTITRRGRLTVTLAATTLVALTVLAAAGLLPAAADGGETVVVQPGQTLSQIAVTELPELPLDRAIVQLQLTNNLNSLDIQAGTTLEIPGN comes from the coding sequence ATGAGCGCCATCGCACTGCACGACATCCTCGAGGACTTCGAGCCCGCACCCACGGGGCGTGGCCCGCGGCGGCGGGACCACCTGCGGGTGGTGCGGCCCGGGGAGACCGCTCCTGCGGTGCAGCCAGCCGACGAGGGGCGGCTGACGATCACCCGGCGCGGGCGCCTGACGGTGACGCTGGCCGCGACCACACTGGTGGCGCTGACGGTGCTGGCAGCGGCGGGGCTGCTGCCAGCCGCAGCCGATGGCGGCGAGACGGTGGTCGTGCAGCCGGGACAGACACTGTCCCAGATCGCGGTGACCGAGCTGCCGGAGCTGCCGCTGGACCGCGCGATCGTGCAGTTGCAGCTGACCAACAACCTGAACTCGCTGGACATCCAGGCGGGCACGACGCTGGAGATCCCGGGCAACTGA